Proteins co-encoded in one Pelobates fuscus isolate aPelFus1 chromosome 5, aPelFus1.pri, whole genome shotgun sequence genomic window:
- the LOC134612694 gene encoding leukotriene B4 receptor 1-like, whose product MTETTTVPPLKTTFNYSPTNSTERPTQFSSSLGIAILSIAFIIGFPGNAFIIWTVLTRIKKRTVTCILILHLAIADIIVLLTAPFFIHLLVSGKWIFGSVVCKLCHYIGCLSMFVSIYLITFMSVDRFLAVVIPFSIQKIRTKTVIRTSVLAIWMLSTLLAIPMLFYRSLHADTSQCNPTHQSSGHIVFQYLFEFLLGFLFPFIVIVFCYLYICIRLQGLKFQRKQKTSQLVIIIVVSFALFWFPYQMINLIQVLGETISSTNTAEKFRRAALFARPNVTALAFFSSSVNPVLYTFAGGSFIRTAGVGFMAKVFEGTSSEAPSFRKVTNVFRQKSRNKSVELGTIGEVPEESKIFTANQTE is encoded by the exons ATGACAGAGACA ACTACAGTTCCTCCTCTGAAGACTACCTTTAATTATTCTCCTACAAACTCCACTGAACGTCCAACACAATTCTCCTCAAGTCTTGGAATAGCCATCCTCTCAATAGCATTTATTATTGGTTTTCCAGGTAATGCCTTCATCATCTGGACTGTGTTGACTCGTATAAAGAAACGAACTGTAACCTGCATCCTTATCTTACATTTAGCCATAGCAGATATCATTGTACTCCTTACAGCACCGTTCTTCATTCATCTTCTGGTCTCTGGCAAATGGATTTTTGGTAGTGTTGTTTGTAAGCTGTGCCATTACATTGGATGCCTGAGCATGTTTGTCAGCATCTACCTCATAACGTTCATGAGTGTGGATCGTTTCCTTGCAGTGGTTATACCTTTTTCTATTCAGAAGATAAGGACAAAAACAGTGATCAGGACTTCGGTTTTGGCAATATGGATGTTAAGCACACTCTTGGCCATCCCCATGTTATTTTATCGCAGTTTACATGCGGATACAAGCCAGTGTAATCCCACACACCAAAGTTCTGGACACATTGTCTTTCAGTACTTATTTGAATTTTTGCTTGGCTTTCTCTTCCCGTTCATAGTAATTGTTTTCTGCTACCTTTATATCTGCATACGGTTACAGGGTTTAAAGTTTCAACGCAAGCAAAAGACAAGTCAACTTGTTATAATTATCGTTGTCAGTTTTGCTCTGTTTTGGTTTCCTTATCAAATGATTAATCTTATACAAGTTTTGGGAGAGACAATATCAAGTACCAACACAGCAGAGAAGTTCAGACGTGCAGCTCTATTTGCTCGTCCCAATGTTACTGCACTGGCCTTTTTCAGTAGTAGTGTCAACCCTGTTCTTTACACATTTGCTGGTGGTTCCTTCATAAGAACTGCTGGGGTTGGATTTATGGCCAAGGTCTTTGAAGGAACCTCTTCTGAAGCCCCCAGTTTTCGGAAGGTGACTAATGTCTTTCGTCAGAAGAGCAGAAACAAATCTGTGGAACTTGGTACAATTGGGGAGGTTCCTGAGGAGAGTAAAATATTCACAGCCAATCAAACagaataa